In Meleagris gallopavo isolate NT-WF06-2002-E0010 breed Aviagen turkey brand Nicholas breeding stock chromosome 3, Turkey_5.1, whole genome shotgun sequence, one DNA window encodes the following:
- the C3H6orf62 gene encoding uncharacterized protein C6orf62 homolog — protein MGDPNSRKKQALNRLRAQLRKKKESLADQFDFKMYIAFVFKDKKKKSALFEVSEVIPVMTNNYEENILRGVRDSSYSLESSLELLQKDVVQLHAPRYQSMRRDVIGCTQEMDFILWPRNDIEKIVCLLFSRWKGSDEPFRPVQAKFEFHHGDYEKQFLHVLSRKDKTGIVVNNPTQSVFLFIDRQHLQTPKNKATIFKLCSICLYLPQEQLTHWTVGTIEDHLRPHMPE, from the exons ATGGGGGACCCAAACTCCCGGAAGAAACAAGCTCTGAACAGACTTCGTGCTCagcttagaaagaaaaaagaatctttaGCTGACCAGTTTGACTTCAAGATGTACATTGCCTTTGTGTTCAAGGACAAG aagaaaaagtcaGCGCTTTTTGAAGTGTCTGAAGTGATACCAGTCATGACCAataattatgaagaaaatattctgagagGTGTGCGGGATTCCAGCTATTCTTTGGAAAGTTCCTTAGAGCTTCTGCAGAAGGATGTAGTACAGCTTCATGCACCCCGCTACCAGTCTATGCGCAGG GATGTGATCGGCTGTACCCAGGAGATGGACTTCATTCTTTGGCCTCGTAATGACATTGAGAAGATAGTCTGTCTCCTGTTTTCTCGGTGGAAGGGATCTGATGAACCCTTTAGGCCTGTTCAG GCCAAGTTTGAGTTTCATCATGGTGACtatgaaaaacagtttctgcATGTTCTGAGCCGAAAGGACAAGACTGGAATTGTCGTCAACAACCCTACCCAGTCAGTGTTTCTCTTCATTGACAGACAGCACTTGCAG ACTCCAAAAAACAAAGCTACAATCTTCAAGTTATGCAGCATCTGCCTGTACCTGCCACAGGAGCAGCTCACTCACTGGACGGTTGGTACCATAGAGGATCACCTCCGTCCTCACATGCCAGAGTAA
- the ACOT13 gene encoding acyl-coenzyme A thioesterase 13 isoform X1: protein MSSMRFTVEGLRDAMKYMVQSEGFDRVLGKMKLLSANPGKVVCELKVEEEHTNRGGTLHGGLTATLVDVVSTIALLYTERALPGVSVDMNITYTSAAKIGEEVLITAQILKQGRNIAFASVDLTNKATGKLIAQGRHTKYIGQ from the exons ATGAGCAGCATGCGCTTCACGGTGGAGGGCCTGCGGGATGCCATGAAGTACATGGTGCAGTCGGAGGGCTTCGACAGGGTGCTCGGCAAG ATGAAACTTCTTTCTGCGAATCCAGGAAAAGTTGTGTGTGAATTGAAAGTGGAGGAGGAACATACCAACAGAGGTGGCACGTTACACGGAGGTTTGACAGCCACACTTGTGGACGTGGTATCTACAATTGCATTGCTGTACACAGAAAGAGCATTGCCTGGGGTCAGTGTGGACATGAACATCAC ATATACCTCAGCTGCTAAAATTGGAGAAGAAGTACTGATTACGGCTCAGATTTTGaagcaaggaagaaatattGCATTTGCCAGTGTGGATCTAACAAATAAGGCAACAGGAAAGTTAATTGCACAAGGCAGACATACAAAGTATATAGGACAATAA
- the ACOT13 gene encoding acyl-coenzyme A thioesterase 13 isoform X3: protein MKLLSANPGKVVCELKVEEEHTNRGGTLHGGLTATLVDVVSTIALLYTERALPGVSVDMNITYTSAAKIGEEVLITAQILKQGRNIAFASVDLTNKATGKLIAQGRHTKYIGQ, encoded by the exons ATGAAACTTCTTTCTGCGAATCCAGGAAAAGTTGTGTGTGAATTGAAAGTGGAGGAGGAACATACCAACAGAGGTGGCACGTTACACGGAGGTTTGACAGCCACACTTGTGGACGTGGTATCTACAATTGCATTGCTGTACACAGAAAGAGCATTGCCTGGGGTCAGTGTGGACATGAACATCAC ATATACCTCAGCTGCTAAAATTGGAGAAGAAGTACTGATTACGGCTCAGATTTTGaagcaaggaagaaatattGCATTTGCCAGTGTGGATCTAACAAATAAGGCAACAGGAAAGTTAATTGCACAAGGCAGACATACAAAGTATATAGGACAATAA
- the ACOT13 gene encoding acyl-coenzyme A thioesterase 13 isoform X2: MSSMRFTVEGLRDAMKYMVQSEGFDRVLGKMKLLSANPGKVVCELKVEEEHTNRGGTLHGGLTATLVDVVSTIALLYTERALPGVSVDMNITAFCFPAGNVGLELSTDTVMTRKFLEMKTCTYD, from the exons ATGAGCAGCATGCGCTTCACGGTGGAGGGCCTGCGGGATGCCATGAAGTACATGGTGCAGTCGGAGGGCTTCGACAGGGTGCTCGGCAAG ATGAAACTTCTTTCTGCGAATCCAGGAAAAGTTGTGTGTGAATTGAAAGTGGAGGAGGAACATACCAACAGAGGTGGCACGTTACACGGAGGTTTGACAGCCACACTTGTGGACGTGGTATCTACAATTGCATTGCTGTACACAGAAAGAGCATTGCCTGGGGTCAGTGTGGACATGAACATCAC tgccttctgctttcctgctggTAATGTGGGATTGGAGCTTTCCACTGACACTGTGATGACCAGGAaatttctggaaatgaaaacttGCACATATGATTAA